CTAAGTGACATGACttttgtatgtgaaaagaacatgTATGTATAGCTCTAGCTCTAATTCATACAATATACAGTTAGAAGAAACCTCAGACTGCCTCATTTCACACATAAGGAAACAGGTCCAAAGTGGGGGACTTGACTTCCCACCAACTAGTTAGTAGCCATGCAGGGATATGAACCTCGGATCTGGTACTGGGATTCTTTGTCCATAATGGAGAAAGGCAACCACCGCCCTACAGTGAGAAAAGTAAGGTACCCCAGGTTGCATTTTTAGTGACAAGGTATTTATTCCTACCCCCAATTTGATCCCAATTTAAAAGTCACCCCGAGAGTAgtttagcatgtttatcatttgATTCATGAGACAAACCCTCACTGGAGTTGGCTCTGCCCCAGACAGTGTACAGAGAGACACTGGGAAACAGGGATGAAGGAGGCACAGTCCTCACACTTACAGGACTCCAGAGTGACAAGTATTTGCTAGGGGCTGTCCAGTGCCCCATGAGAGCTCAGGAGAAGGAATGCTAAGTCTAGTAGAGATTGTTGGGAAGGCTTCATCGAGGAGGCAGTGTCTGAACAGGGGTTGGGAGGATGACTCAAAGCTCTATGGCAAAAAGGAGGTATAGAGCATTCTAGGTGGAGAGAACTCCCACGGCATGGAGTCGAGGAAGAACACAACCTGCTTAAGGAACGTAAGGCAGTACAGAGTGGCTGGCGTGAGGCTCAACAGGGGATTTGGAGCCAGATCAGCAGGGGCACTGAATGTTGTGCCAAAACGTCTGGACTTCATCTGTATGCAGCATAGAGCCATGGAATGGTATTttgtaggttttgtttgtttgttattctgTTTTGAATGGGGGGCGGGCAGTGAAGTATAGGTTCCATACATAAGGTATAAAATTTGAAAGGTACGAAAGAGGtatacaaaatatttgtaaagagtGTGATATGGTCAGAGTTTGCTGTTCAAATAGATTACTTAATGGCTAGGTGTGGAGGACATGTTGGGGGACTAGAAACTGGACAGTGGATGATCAGTTACAGTAATTTAAGGGAGATGAAGACTGAGCAGAGCATTGGTGAGCTAGAGAGGACAGAGGCAAGAAATCCCTGTGTTCTGTGGGTGGGAGGCATCTGTCCAGAGCCACGATGGCAGAAACGCAGGCAGATTCGTTTTGGTGGTAAGAAAGAATCAGGAATCTGGGCTCAGCCCTGGCCCCACAGGTGGGCTGACTCTCACCGAATGTCTATGGGACCCAGCCCATCTCTTCCTAGAGATGTTTACCATTTTGTTTGTTCACTCTTTACAAaggctctttctctttccccaggAGTGTCTAGAGGGGTGGGATTCATCCGCTTTGATAAGAGGATCGAGGCAGAAGAAGCCATCAAAGGGCTGAATGGCCAGAAGCCCAGCGGTGCTACGGAACCGATTACTGTGAAGTTTGCCAACAACCCCAGCCAGAAGTCCAGCCAGGCCCTGCTCTCTCAGCTCTACCAGTCCCCCAACCGGCGCTACCCCGGGCCACTTCACCACCAGGCTCAAAGGTTCAGGTAGGCATGCCCACAGGGAAAACAGCTCTGCTATACAGGTACAGAGCTGGCCAAGGGCCAGGGAAGCCCATGGCCCTGAAGGATGGGGCAAGGGTAAGAGCCTTTGCCCCCAGGAATCACTGTGCAACCCCCCCCCAAGCTTCAGTTTCCAGTCCTGTAAAATGAGACAATAGGACAAGATGCTCTTCCAAGCCCCCTTCCAACTTAATACTGTAACTGTACAGTTAAAGTTCAGATGCTTTggtggaaataaaatttttgcaTTTAACTGAACAAGATTTAGTTTCAACCAGAGTTAATCACAGATAAGTGACCATATTCAGCAGCTTAGACTTAAGACTGGACAGTAGGTTTTAATACAGTCAAAGAATAGACCAGGAGGCAGGTCCTTGCCAGAGGGAGTGGTTTTTCCTGTCCTCTTTTCCCTGGGCAGGTAGCTCTGTTGGGTTCAGGGGAGGGGGAATACTGTCTTTGGTGTTAATTTTACTCTAAGTTAGTAGACACTGGGGAAGACAAGGAGGAAGATTTTGTCCAAGCCTTATTAGTGTTTCCTTCAGGTACCTAACCCCCAGGAAACCCCTAGTGCAGTGGGGCATTTCCTTTCTGCTGGACATTTGTGGACGGCAGGTTTCTCTCCATAAAGGCAGAACAACCTTGACTGACCTCTACTGTACAAGAGATAAGAATATTCTTGACCTACCcgtaataaattcaaaataattattttattccaccCATATCTCAACTTCCCTTTAATGAAAGGGTTTTTCTCCTTAGACTTCACATGGGAAAATAGTAGGGCCTTCTATGTAGAATAGTATTGTTGATCTGGCCacagtgaggaaaaaaatcagtctcTTTAGTGTCCTCCCATGCCCCGTGAATTTGAAATGGTTAATGATTTCATGAAGAGTCCAAgtcatctaatttttattttgtgtgagagcacatgcagtatttatgtCAAAAGCCTCTCCAGCAGGCTTCTAATGGTGGAAACTATGGTTACTACTGCCCCATGGTGTGAATAGCTTGTCCCCAAGTAAGGTACTGAACATGAGGAAGATTACAACATAATGGCAGTTTGCTGAGAGGTACTTTTGGGCTGTAAATAgtaaggtaatttttaaaaatcttaatccACAAACTCCCCCTGCCCCTCAAAAATGTGTGTGGTAAGAAGATCCAGTTAATATAGATAGACTGGCAGAAAAGATCCATTCTGATGCATACTGTGTGAATGGGTATTGTTAATTTGGAACAAAGACATTTATTCACAAGTGTAATTATAGTAAAAGGTGAACAATTGAAGAAGCTTCCCCCCACTTTTAACAATTTCACacacaatataaaacaaaatccaCACAAATgtcctgggaggtggggggaagtgGGATTAATTCAGACCTTGAAAGAAAAGGAGATTCATTAGACACTTGCTTTAAACTCTAGTGTTGACCCGAACATGAATTACTTGCAGttggaggcaggaaagggggaaaCTACCGGTGGATAGACTCCTAAGCAATGGGGAAAGTTGTCGagcttttcttctttgaaaatggAGCATTCTTATTAATAGTTCCATTGAGCGATCTTGCCATCTGTGAGGCATTAACCCAGAGACCCTCCTTCTCTTTGCAGGCTGGACAATTTGCTTAATATGGCCTATGGCGTAAAGAGGTAATTAAAACTCCACAGATTGCCAGATGTCCGTGTTGGCACAGACTGgggctagaatttttttttttttaattcactaactttactttttttttttaaattcttcctttttcttccaccAGCATgtcaaattcttaattttaatttcgGACCTCagttgattttgtttcttttagggCACACaaaatgtatttgtgtgtttcactttttcttttatttgcagGTGGGCTTCTCCTATGGTTCAGGTGCCACAGCTACCAAGCCTTTGATAATCTGGTCTTTCGAATGGCTCCCCTAAGGGGAAAGGCTCCAACCCTTTGCTGGCTGGTTTTGTAAACTTGCAGAGCAACTGTTTTGCATTAGCAATGCCAAGATTTAGTTAAGAGGTCGGATTCCAGCAAATCAAAATTAGAACATTTTgctaatcatggttgacaatctTATGATTTTCAGTAGAAAAATTAGATTCTGGACTATCAGCCCTAGCCGAAGCATGAATAAATGCGTGGGTGACTTTCAGACTCCCGCCTCCCCCTCGGTGTGCATTTTAGAGCACATCCTGAGAATGAGTGTATCTGTGTGCACCTCAACCAGGGGTTTCTTTTGTTACAGGTTTTAACGGTTATTATAAATCCTCCCTTagttatatatgtgtgttttaaacttgctgtttctttcatttaaagCCTTTTTGTGGGGTTGGGGGCTCAAACAGACTCAGGGCTTTGGGGGCTCTCTGAATGCAGTCACAAGGGTGTTCCAGACCCAGTCTGAAATAAGAGTCTTGGGAAGTTGGGTGTATTATGTCACTGTGACCATGAAATCCCCGTATGTGTTTTTGATAAGCTCCACAGCACTGCTAGGGACATAGTGTCTTCATCATCTTGCTCAGTAGAGCTGCACACTTTAATTCCCCTTTCCACAGTCAAGGGAAAGAGATGTGGTCTTTAATAGTTTGCATCACACTCCCCATACTAGGCAGTTCTTTTACTTGGCAATGCGTGGTAAGTACCCTGACTCTGGAAACTGGCACACTGTGGAGGAAGTAACTGGACTGCAGACTTCCATATCAGAGCGCCAGCCTCTCGAATCTCAATCCCAGCCTGGTGAGGATAACTGTCAATTATCGCCACATGCCTAACACACTGCTTGCCTGTTCCTGGGCATTTTACATCTTTCCTAGCTCTGTCCCATCCCTTTGCTCCTCTCTGACTTTAGTGAGGAAGCACCAAAAGTTATGAAAAGAGTGATGCTTGTAACATAGATGAGGCCAGGGAAGACAGAGCTGCGGCTTGTGTGTTGCCACCTCCTACAGTCCCACCCAGAGTAGACATCACTAATTAACAGCATTCCCTTTTCCTACTGAACACAGATTTGGATCTAGACTCCCTCCTACCCAAGTACTCCAGATAGCCATCACCAACTAGAGCAGGTGTTCTACTTGAGACCTCGTTGCGGGCCCTGACCTTGGCCTTATCATAAATAGTTAGCCGTTCTCTACATATAAACTGAAAAGGGGTCAATTCACCCAGTTGGAGGAGAGAAGGATGAGAAGATAGTCTTCAGAAATAATGCAAATAGCAATTAGATGTGGATTTGCTCTTTTAAGAATCTGTTCcatgatttttggttttgttttgttctttgtttttaagcAGAAGGGAAGATTGACTTAGTGAGTAATAGCAAAAACAATGTCTATTGTGTTGTTGTTATGTTTATCATATCTTCAGCAGCCACTTGATTATCTAAATTCTAGTTAGATTCAGAACTATTCTTTAATAAGACTTTCAAATCTCCAagaatatttgcttattttaaaaaacagtgtcCTAGTTCACACTTTACCCCAGGCTCTTCCCTTGTTCTTgctgcctctcctcctccctctctccccccacccacacaaAACCCCAACAAATGGGAGGCAAGCTACTAGTCATTGTATAGGGTCAAAATCCCTGTATAAGTTTGGTATGAAACAATATGTTTACAAATATTGTTCTGCTGGAGCACTGGTAACCTTTTCCATCTGATGCATGCATCACAAATCACACATGGATTTATTTTATCAGACGGTGAATAGAATCTGAAGGGTTGTTTTTTCAAGATTacacaaaaactgaaaagattTCTAAGCCTAATACAAAAGTATTGTAATAGGACAAATAACAATTTTATGGTTTTCTAATGGGAATTCAAGATATATAAATGCACAAGCTACTTGAATTATTGCTCCAGTAACACTTAGAAATGAATTCCAGATAACATAGCATCAAAGAGtgacacattttattattattgcccCATGTTTTTATGGGAATCcttttgaataaattttaaatgaaacatgAGCCACCCATCTGATTAATACCAAGACATGTCTATTTATTCTCACGTATCTCCATCCTCAATAATACCAAGAGGTCTTTGACAATCAGAAGTTGAGAGACTGCAAAGATGGTAGATTTGAGCACTTCTAGGGCCATCCTCTAATCtgcctaaaaataataaaatgaaatttcccAAGCATTAACAACCATCAATTATCCACTaattcaatcaataaatatttactgagtgttttttATATGTCAGTATGTCTATGAGATTCCCATTTGTGCtgcactgaataaataaatagagcaatagaataaatgaaatagagaccccaccTGTAAGAACTCACTATCTAGTGGCGGAGGGGGATAAGGTCGGAGGGGGATAGATACCCTATGAGCATATACTGTGATAGAATTATGATGGAGTCTTGCTCTGGGAGGCTTGGGAGTCCCTCGTGGTTTTTAAGTATTGACGTAGGCCTTTCTCTTGGCATGTCCATGCCTTAGCCGTTTCCATCAGAAGAAATGCCACAGACATTAgtttttgcattttggtttttaaacCCTGAAAACTCTCCTGCAAACACTCACTCAGCCCTCTGCCCCGTGTCTGTGTCTGTGCATCTGTGTTATCCATGGTCAGACTGATGTCTGGACCAGTCCCCCCATCTGCTTGTCCCCCCAGGTTCTCCCCAATCACCATTGATGGGATGACAAGCCTTGTGGGAATGAACATCCCTGGTCACACAGGAACAGGCTGGTGCATCTTTGTCTACAACCTGTCCCCTGATTCCGATGAGAGTGTCCTTTGGCAGCTCTTTGGTCCCTTTGGCGCAGTAAACAACGTCAAGGTCATCCGTGACTTCAACACCAACAAGTGCAAGGGATTCGGCTTTGTCACCATGACCAACTACGACGAGGCAGCCATGGCCATCGCCAGCCTCAACGGGTATCGCCTGGGAGACAGAGTGTTGCAAGTTTCCTTTAAAACCAACAAAGCCCACAAGTCCTGAATTTCCCATCCttacttattaaaatatatatataaatatatacgaACAaaacacacgcgtgcacacacacacacaaaagggagAGAAACAAACCTTTCAAGGCTTATATTCAACCATGGACTTTATAAGCCAGTGTTGCCTAAGTATTAAAACATTGGATTATCCTGAGGTGTACCAGGAAAGGATTTTATAatgcttagaaaaaaagaaaaaaacaaaaacaaaaaaatacctttGATGCATTGAATGTTCTTTCATAGCTGTCGTTGTTGAATATAATATACATAGATAGCGATGTGCAGGGATTTTTACCCAGCCAGCTAACTTTACTACCTTCCTTGAAGGTGGGTCTTTTTAAGATGACCATTCActcatttgaagaagaaaaacaaaaaacaaaaaaaaaataaaataaaaataaaacaatttttacaaagtaatgggattcaaagaaagaaaaaaagatttttcttttttgtcaaaaTGTTGATCCAATCAGATTGGTAAAACCCCCCACACAAATTaaagaggaataataaaaattgcaaaaatgaaaaaaaacttttgcaaatttttttatttttccttttttcttttatatcatgTGAACTAAAAAAGTCTTCTGTTAGGGGATGGGGGCAAGGGGGATACCTGATGACATTAACAATTTAATAACATTAACATTGTTGCCAAAGAGGTGGTCTCTTTGCTGAAAATGGGTTTcaagaaaaatctatttttataaaatataaagaatttttacaagAGAATCtggatttgagaaaaaaatattttgactggCTAATTTAGGGGAAATTGACAACTTTGTCGCGTTCATACTGCACTGGTAACTTTTTAGAGATCAAGATGTGTGTTTTAAACTGGATTCGTAGACTGTTTTTTGAAGGATGGGCTATAAACAGATGATCTTCATATCTTTTCATAgcatgtaataataataaaaaaatattaattactagGGGAAAGGAGTGTTCGTTCTACCCAGGGTACCACAGTTCCCCACAGTCAAAACCCAAAAGCAAGGAGATGAGTTGAAAGACAGTTTTTCTTTAAGTCATCAGTATGGGATGTCagcagaacaaaaattaaaaagattaattttccttttgatctAAAATTTCCTTAGTTTGAGCAGTAGGTGCTACGAAATTATTTACATATCTTAGTATCATAGTTAAATGTAATGTGTTTaggagaggaaaacaaaagaTACATTTGCTTTAAATTCATTAAAGAATTTTCAAACTCACTTTGTAGCCCATGCTGATAGAATTGGGCTGTGTTGGTACATTTGAAACACTGTTTATGTTGCTTGaaacacttatttatttaatcgCCGATGTGATGATGCCTATGGCCGAGATCAAATATAGCTAGATTGGCTAGActacttatttgtttacttaaaCTATGGGAAGAAGCATATTATTGTGTCAttctgttgtgtgtgtatgtgtatatacaatataaatatatatatataaagttattttttctttgggtTAATTTATTATAAGTTGTAACACTTGGCTAGTTTTGTTTGTATAtgtcttaaaatgttttcttatgataTTTAAGTGACAGTTAAAGAGGTATCAAGGTAACTTGTGTAGAACTATTGTTTGATATATTGTCATGtatgttgtgaatattttttcttactgcacagtagaaaaataaaaacaactgggtctttattttaatgtaattcagATTGGGGAAATCAAAACAGAGCTAAGGGAACAAAATGACTGAGGGAGCACTCTCCCACGTCCAGTGCACTGATCATTTTAGTATGTTTGTGCTTTGTACggttatatatttaaaacaaaaacaaaacaaaaaaaaatacaagggtTCATGCTCTTCCCTGGGTAATAGAAACAGTTACTCGCTATGCATAATCTAGTTGATAGTTAAATTTGCTATTGCTTTTCTTGTCTTGTTATATAAAATCTTTTCAATACAAGTTTAGTCTTAATGGTAATAAAACGTTATGGTTATTTATAACTTGTGcttattttgtgcattttttcccATGCTGAACCCACTAAGTGCATGTAGACAGGACTGTTGTTTTCACACTGAAGAGGCAAACTTTGTAGTAGTCGTTGTAGTGGTAGACAGATAACGAAAACCAAGGCTGCATCATAGACttctcctttaaattttttttctgttttttttcctcttttcggttttgggaaaaaaaaaaaaaaaaaacccgccaGATTTCAGTTCAGAGAACACTCGTTCAACATTCAGGGAAAACTTTTTATGTCACCTGCTATGAATGAACGCAGTTTGCTGGCAAAGTTTTGATGCATTTGCTAAGCATTAGTGGGAAAGGCATGCCAAAATCTATTCTCTATAACGTGTTcaatcttgggggaaaaaaaaggaaaaaaaatcttaggacCAGGCAGTTGTATACTTTAGTTATAATACATGACTTCATGTTAATCTTGCTAGTTTAGAAGATTTCCAAGGGCAAGtattgtaaatgtttttttttcataatcttGTTGTGTTTGAATTATTTGTACTTTATCTGTCCAGACAATAAATGAAAGTGTGTAGAATGGATTTGAGCttcccaaatttttaaatgtgttcattCAAACTTTTTTTCTATAGCATCTTCAGATTTCCCCAATATTTGTATCATTAAACCAGGCAAAAAAAAAGTAGAGTAAAATTCTGTTTTGCAACTTAGCCCAGTCTCTCAAAGTCAAGTTGGTATTAAGAAGTCATTGCCCTAGCTCCGTGCTACTAAAAGTGTGGTCCCCAACTGTCAGtatcagcatcatctgggagcttgctagaaatgcagaatcttgagCTGAATACAAATCTGTATTTAACCAGATCCCCAAATGAATCACTGGTACTTTAAAATTTGAGGAGCACTGCCCTGATTGATAAGCCAGAATACTTGGCATTAGGTTTGTGATAAGTTAGTATCTATTATTCATTTATAAGCATACTTGTGACTTGTTCAGAGGACAGGGAGTCACCGTTTGCAGAGCTTCTGTTATGTATTGGGCAGGCTGTATGGTGTCCTCTGCATTCTCTCCCTTTATCCTCTCAGCAGTCCAAGAGTAGATAGCAttctccccatttcacagatgacaagactgaggctcagtgagattAAGTAACTTGAAATAGCCAGCAAGTTTctagctgggatttgaatccaggcccGATTCTACTGCCCTCAGCATTGAGACTGCAGAACTTGAGAGATAGATATTAAGGGAGCAGACCATTTGCGCTGAAAGTAACAAGAAAGGTCACCTTTTATTTTAGCACTCATCTTTGTttagaagtagaaaatatttgactTTCTTACCTTTGAATAGAAACCCCAAGGACTTACTcatacaatatataaagaacatgaTTTAAGCTCAACCTATGGAGAAAAAAACTGCCTACATTATAATGAAGTCACATTAAAATATGCCCTGAACTTTACAGATGAGCTTTTTAGTGATTTCCTAATATGATCACTCATTGATGATCTActgtctttcattttcattttctcactaATTGAAAATTCATATGTACCCTATAAAACATCACAATCCGTAAACAAACCCTTCAAGAAGAAATTGTCCCATTGAGCCAGATGAACAAATAGTCAGATTCTCTTCTATTTCTCATTAACcctttttttattatgatattaAATTACCACATTGGTTCAGATAATTAAATTCAGGGCAAAGAATGGGATTTAATTAACCAAGCTAAATATTAAACCTCTAAGTCAGCCTGAACTTCACATCATTGAACTTAAAGTTTCTTATTTTAGTATTACCTTAAAGACAAGCCCCTATGTttcttttctgaagaaaaatgggcCTTTAAATGACTAATTGCCGTCAGAGATAACACAGCTTCACACATATGTTTATAGGGTCTAAAATTTTTGCTGCCAAACCAATGATAGTTACCAGTCACGTCAAAGTGTTGTTTTAGTGTACTTTAAATGGGTggatatattattttagaatactGGAAGTTGATGAAATCTTACCAGTTTACATAGTTCGTTCCCCAGCCTCCAATAGATCTATCCTGAAAGTTTCACAAATAGATGTAGGTTTTTAGATCTTAAAAATATCCATAGAAGGACATTCTACATACACTCTCTTAGGAACACTTCCCAACATCAGCACAATGTGTCTTCCTAACATCTAATAAAAAATTCATCTTGCTGTGAGTGTAAGCCTGTTACCTTAAATTTCCAGGCAAACATATATAATTTCTGTAGGTGTTTATGGGAAAGGTCTAACAAATCACAAGAATACAgagattattaaatttttttgacATCCTAGGTACATTATATTTTGCTTGGATGAAAAATTACACGTCACAGAAGGCTGACAGCATTTACTTAGTGTTGTTTCTGTCAAAGTGATAGGAAGGAAGAGTGCAAAAAATATGTGCTTGTGTCTACAACCATCTCacaacaccaccagcaccaaaaCTTTACTTCCGCTACCGAAGATCAAACACTGACCAAATGACGGTTACAGCCAGAAATTTTTATCAACTTGGGCCCTGTTTAAATTTGTTTCATCAAGATCATCATTTGTTCActgtaaataaaacatttaacccCCAAAGGACAACATTTAAAAGTACATTTGAAATTCACAGAGTCTTGTGGGGCCTGT
The sequence above is drawn from the Cynocephalus volans isolate mCynVol1 chromosome 8, mCynVol1.pri, whole genome shotgun sequence genome and encodes:
- the ELAVL4 gene encoding ELAV-like protein 4 isoform X4 → MEPQVSNGPTSNTSNGPSSNNRNCPSPMQTGAATDDSKTNLIVNYLPQNMTQEEFRSLFGSIGEIESCKLVRDKITGQSLGYGFVNYIDPKDAEKAINTLNGLRLQTKTIKVSYARPSSASIRDANLYVSGLPKTMTQKELEQLFSQYGRIITSRILVDQVTGVSRGVGFIRFDKRIEAEEAIKGLNGQKPSGATEPITVKFANNPSQKSSQALLSQLYQSPNRRYPGPLHHQAQRFRFSPITIDGMTSLVGMNIPGHTGTGWCIFVYNLSPDSDESVLWQLFGPFGAVNNVKVIRDFNTNKCKGFGFVTMTNYDEAAMAIASLNGYRLGDRVLQVSFKTNKAHKS
- the ELAVL4 gene encoding ELAV-like protein 4 isoform X3: MEPQVSNGPTSNTSNGPSSNNRNCPSPMQTGAATDDSKTNLIVNYLPQNMTQEEFRSLFGSIGEIESCKLVRDKITGQSLGYGFVNYIDPKDAEKAINTLNGLRLQTKTIKVSYARPSSASIRDANLYVSGLPKTMTQKELEQLFSQYGRIITSRILVDQVTGVSRGVGFIRFDKRIEAEEAIKGLNGQKPSGATEPITVKFANNPSQKSSQALLSQLYQSPNRRYPGPLHHQAQRFRLDNLLNMAYGVKSRFSPITIDGMTSLVGMNIPGHTGTGWCIFVYNLSPDSDESVLWQLFGPFGAVNNVKVIRDFNTNKCKGFGFVTMTNYDEAAMAIASLNGYRLGDRVLQVSFKTNKAHKS
- the ELAVL4 gene encoding ELAV-like protein 4 isoform X5, with translation MEPQVSNGPTSNTSNGPSSNNRNCPSPMQTGAATDDSKTNLIVNYLPQNMTQEEFRSLFGSIGEIESCKLVRDKITGQSLGYGFVNYIDPKDAEKAINTLNGLRLQTKTIKVSYARPSSASIRDANLYVSGLPKTMTQKELEQLFSQYGRIITSRILVDQVTGVSRGVGFIRFDKRIEAEEAIKGLNGQKPSGATEPITVKFANNPSQKSSQALLSQLYQSPNRRYPGPLHHQAQRFSRFSPITIDGMTSLVGMNIPGHTGTGWCIFVYNLSPDSDESVLWQLFGPFGAVNNVKVIRDFNTNKCKGFGFVTMTNYDEAAMAIASLNGYRLGDRVLQVSFKTNKAHKS
- the ELAVL4 gene encoding ELAV-like protein 4 isoform X2; amino-acid sequence: MEPQVSNGPTSNTSNGPSSNNRNCPSPMQTGAATDDSKTNLIVNYLPQNMTQEEFRSLFGSIGEIESCKLVRDKITGQSLGYGFVNYIDPKDAEKAINTLNGLRLQTKTIKVSYARPSSASIRDANLYVSGLPKTMTQKELEQLFSQYGRIITSRILVDQVTGVSRGVGFIRFDKRIEAEEAIKGLNGQKPSGATEPITVKFANNPSQKSSQALLSQLYQSPNRRYPGPLHHQAQRFRLDNLLNMAYGVKRLMSGPVPPSACPPRFSPITIDGMTSLVGMNIPGHTGTGWCIFVYNLSPDSDESVLWQLFGPFGAVNNVKVIRDFNTNKCKGFGFVTMTNYDEAAMAIASLNGYRLGDRVLQVSFKTNKAHKS